In a genomic window of Pedobacter sp. KBS0701:
- the pdxA gene encoding 4-hydroxythreonine-4-phosphate dehydrogenase PdxA encodes MSDKLKIGISIGDVNGIGLEVIIKTLSNPAILNYCTPIVYGHTKVSSFHRKANNLGDFSFNVVNHANQALPKKANMINCWEEDVKIELGQVTATGGKYALVSLERATADLVNGDIDALVTAPINKHNIQSDTFAFPGHTEYLQEKSGSKDVLMFLISENLRVGVVTGHIPVKDVPAAITKDKIVNKLKLINESLKKDFWIEKPKIAVLGLNPHASDNGLLGTEEAEIITPAIQEAYDKGIVCFGPYPADGFFGNGSYKQFDAVLAMYHDQGLIPFKTLAFHNGVNYTAGLNFVRTSPDHGTGYDIAGKNLADSTSFTEALFSAIHIVKNRREQEEMLGNQLRTGGKVVETQFDIKDDAS; translated from the coding sequence ATGAGCGATAAACTTAAAATTGGTATCAGTATAGGCGACGTAAACGGCATAGGTTTAGAGGTAATCATTAAAACATTATCCAATCCTGCTATTTTAAATTATTGCACTCCAATCGTTTATGGCCATACCAAGGTTTCATCTTTTCACAGAAAAGCGAATAATTTGGGTGATTTCAGTTTTAATGTAGTTAACCATGCCAACCAGGCACTGCCAAAAAAGGCGAACATGATCAATTGCTGGGAAGAAGATGTAAAAATCGAATTGGGTCAGGTTACGGCAACGGGTGGAAAATATGCCTTGGTATCACTAGAGCGTGCAACAGCCGATCTGGTAAACGGTGATATTGATGCTTTAGTTACTGCTCCAATTAACAAACATAATATTCAATCAGATACTTTTGCTTTTCCCGGCCATACCGAATATCTACAGGAAAAAAGCGGAAGTAAAGATGTGCTGATGTTTTTGATCAGCGAAAATCTACGGGTAGGTGTTGTAACAGGTCATATTCCGGTGAAAGATGTTCCGGCGGCAATTACGAAAGATAAAATCGTAAATAAGTTAAAACTGATTAACGAAAGTTTAAAAAAAGACTTCTGGATCGAAAAACCGAAAATTGCTGTTTTGGGCTTAAATCCACATGCCAGCGATAATGGTTTATTGGGTACCGAAGAGGCTGAAATTATTACGCCAGCCATCCAGGAAGCTTACGACAAAGGCATTGTATGTTTTGGTCCATACCCTGCTGATGGCTTTTTCGGTAATGGTAGCTACAAACAGTTTGATGCTGTTTTGGCTATGTACCACGATCAGGGTTTAATTCCTTTTAAAACATTAGCTTTCCATAATGGCGTAAATTATACCGCTGGTTTAAACTTCGTCCGCACCTCTCCCGATCATGGAACAGGTTATGATATTGCAGGAAAAAATTTAGCTGATTCGACTTCCTTTACCGAAGCTTTATTTTCAGCCATTCACATTGTAAAAAACCGCCGCGAGCAAGAGGAAATGCTGGGCAACCAACTACGCACAGGTGGAAAAGTGGTTGAAACTCAATTTGACATTAAGGATGATGCATCTTAA
- a CDS encoding nitrate/nitrite transporter, whose protein sequence is MKSVKASNHILPTIVIAQFLCTSLWFAGNAVVPDIVKNFPTEANLLANLTSMVQFGFISGTLVFAFFAISDVFSPSKVFFICGIAAALFNLAICLELSNVHLLLLFRFLTGFMLAGIYPVGMKIASDYFKDGLGKSLGFLVGALVLGTAFPHLLKTFTGNFKWQYVIFATSGLSLIGALCILWLVPNGPFRTAGQKFNFRSCFDGFKNPGFRSAAFGYFGHMWELYTFWAFLPGMLLLYNTKHVHTTLNIPLFSFLIIASGGLSCMIGGLLSQKFGAKRIATIALTISGLCCLLSPVFLFSCSVYSFLIFLFCWGLSGTADSPLFSSLIAKHAPESLRGTSLTLVNCIGFAITIISIQSLNLLSKQINIQYLYMVLAIGPVFGLWALLKKQSKCD, encoded by the coding sequence ATGAAAAGCGTAAAAGCAAGCAATCATATTCTCCCAACAATCGTTATTGCGCAGTTTCTCTGCACTTCTTTATGGTTTGCAGGCAATGCTGTAGTACCCGATATCGTTAAAAACTTCCCTACCGAAGCGAACCTTTTGGCTAACCTCACCAGCATGGTGCAGTTCGGTTTTATCAGCGGCACTTTAGTCTTCGCATTTTTTGCCATTTCAGATGTCTTTTCACCCTCAAAAGTTTTCTTTATCTGTGGAATTGCAGCCGCATTGTTTAATCTGGCCATCTGTCTTGAATTATCTAATGTCCATTTATTATTGCTTTTTCGTTTTTTAACTGGCTTTATGTTAGCTGGGATTTATCCTGTCGGCATGAAAATAGCATCCGATTACTTTAAAGACGGCCTCGGCAAATCGCTGGGCTTTTTAGTAGGTGCGTTGGTTTTAGGCACAGCCTTTCCACATCTCCTAAAGACATTCACAGGAAATTTTAAATGGCAATATGTAATCTTCGCTACTTCGGGTTTATCTCTAATTGGTGCGCTTTGCATTTTATGGCTGGTACCAAACGGTCCATTTAGAACTGCCGGACAAAAATTCAATTTCCGCTCTTGTTTCGATGGCTTTAAAAATCCAGGTTTTCGGTCCGCCGCTTTCGGCTATTTCGGACACATGTGGGAACTTTATACCTTTTGGGCTTTTTTACCCGGCATGCTACTGCTTTACAACACTAAACATGTACATACAACTTTAAATATACCGCTGTTTTCGTTCCTAATTATCGCATCAGGAGGTTTATCTTGCATGATTGGCGGTTTGCTTTCACAAAAATTTGGCGCAAAACGGATTGCCACTATCGCCTTAACAATATCGGGCTTATGTTGCTTGCTCTCTCCTGTTTTTCTATTTAGCTGCTCAGTCTATTCTTTTTTGATATTCTTATTCTGCTGGGGTTTATCCGGCACGGCCGATTCGCCACTATTTTCTTCCTTAATTGCCAAACACGCACCCGAAAGTTTGAGAGGGACTTCATTAACTTTGGTTAATTGCATCGGCTTTGCCATCACGATCATTAGTATCCAGTCACTTAATCTACTATCAAAACAGATTAATATTCAATATCTTTATATGGTGCTTGCAATTGGACCAGTTTTCGGGCTATGGGCTTTGCTAAAAAAACAATCTAAATGCGACTAA
- a CDS encoding sulfurtransferase, translated as MSTKLSPIIKPEELTWLNQDDEIVIIDASAGSKARYDEQHLAGALFADVNEDLASIGDFAIGGRHPLPTSEQFSNVLQKLGITEHSHVIIYDDKNAGNAAARLWWMLKAIGHEKVQVIDGGFQAAVKAGFPTTDKVEIPKSVEPYQVKEWALPLSNINEVERVAKTDNYIVIDVRDANRFAGLTEPIDLIAGHIPGAANIPYTENLDANGAFLAPEILKEKYEEALAHVKPENVIVHCGSGITACHTLLAMDYAGLPIPKLYVGSWSEWSRNNKEMVLAS; from the coding sequence ATGAGTACAAAATTATCCCCAATTATAAAACCCGAAGAATTAACCTGGTTAAACCAGGATGATGAAATCGTAATCATTGATGCCAGCGCCGGATCAAAAGCAAGGTATGATGAGCAACATTTGGCTGGAGCGCTTTTTGCCGATGTAAATGAAGATTTAGCCAGCATTGGCGATTTTGCAATTGGCGGACGTCATCCATTACCAACTTCTGAACAGTTTTCCAATGTGCTACAAAAACTCGGGATCACTGAACATAGCCATGTTATTATATACGATGACAAAAATGCTGGTAATGCAGCTGCGCGGCTCTGGTGGATGTTGAAAGCAATCGGTCATGAAAAAGTACAGGTTATTGATGGCGGCTTTCAGGCGGCTGTTAAAGCAGGTTTTCCGACTACCGATAAAGTGGAGATCCCAAAATCGGTTGAACCATACCAAGTAAAAGAATGGGCATTGCCTTTATCCAACATCAATGAAGTAGAAAGAGTAGCTAAAACTGATAACTACATTGTGATCGACGTACGCGATGCCAATCGTTTTGCAGGCTTAACTGAACCTATTGATTTAATTGCAGGCCATATCCCTGGAGCGGCCAATATTCCTTATACCGAAAACTTAGATGCAAACGGTGCTTTCCTTGCTCCTGAAATATTAAAAGAAAAATACGAAGAAGCCCTGGCACATGTAAAGCCCGAAAATGTAATTGTACACTGTGGTTCGGGTATTACGGCATGTCATACCCTTTTGGCTATGGATTATGCAGGCCTGCCCATTCCTAAACTCTATGTAGGCTCGTGGAGCGAATGGAGCAGGAATAATAAAGAAATGGTACTGGCCAGCTAA
- a CDS encoding DUF177 domain-containing protein: MNPLKQFSLPFTGLKLGSHQFDYELDDTFFNAFEYSLIKSGNLKVDLELEKQETMLILKFKVIGTVNLDCDKCLSEFAYPVNLYERQIVKFAEDELESDDEEIISLSRKDTEIDISGPLYEMINVAVPYIKNCEQAGKDCDQEMIDRLNQLSIQKQAEENEQTSDPRWEALNKLKK; encoded by the coding sequence TTGAACCCACTAAAACAATTTTCATTACCGTTTACCGGATTAAAATTGGGATCTCATCAGTTTGATTATGAGCTTGATGACACCTTTTTTAATGCATTTGAGTACTCGCTAATCAAAAGTGGAAATTTAAAGGTAGACCTGGAACTTGAGAAACAAGAGACCATGTTGATCCTAAAATTCAAAGTTATTGGTACCGTAAATTTAGATTGCGATAAATGTTTATCAGAATTTGCTTACCCGGTAAACCTTTACGAAAGGCAGATTGTAAAGTTTGCTGAAGATGAACTGGAAAGTGATGATGAAGAAATTATCTCATTAAGCCGAAAAGACACCGAGATTGATATATCGGGGCCTTTATACGAGATGATTAACGTAGCGGTACCTTATATCAAAAACTGCGAGCAGGCAGGTAAAGATTGCGATCAGGAAATGATTGACCGCTTAAATCAGTTATCTATCCAAAAGCAGGCTGAAGAAAATGAACAAACAAGCGACCCACGTTGGGAAGCCCTTAATAAGTTAAAAAAATAA
- the rpmF gene encoding 50S ribosomal protein L32 — protein MAHPKRKISKQRKNKRRTHYKAVTPSLATCSATGAIHVPHRAYNVDGNLYYNGKLVIENTQIG, from the coding sequence ATGGCACATCCAAAACGGAAGATCTCGAAACAGAGAAAAAATAAAAGAAGAACGCACTATAAAGCTGTTACTCCTTCTTTAGCAACATGCTCGGCAACAGGTGCTATCCACGTACCTCACCGTGCTTACAACGTTGATGGTAACTTATACTACAACGGCAAACTGGTTATCGAAAATACTCAGATAGGGTAA
- the plsX gene encoding phosphate acyltransferase PlsX: protein MKIGLDIMGGDYAPKAIVLGAIAAHQSLNAGEHLVLIGDTEQIKPILAEEGFNPDHFEYVHTDEVIGMGEHPTKAIVQKPNSSIAVGFNLLKEGKIDSFASAGNSGAMLVGAVFSVKTIPGIIRPCLCTILPKIKGGTGLLLDVGANADCKPDILLQFGVLGSLYAENLLQINDPKVALMNIGEEDEKGNMLSMATFPLMKESNLFNFVGNVEGRDLFNEKADVIVCDGFTGNVMLKLAESFYVLTIKKGLKDEFFDRFNYEQYGGSPVLGVNAPVVIGHGISSPLAVKNMVLQSREMITTGLVEKIRMAFK from the coding sequence ATGAAAATAGGCCTCGACATAATGGGCGGAGACTATGCTCCCAAAGCAATTGTTTTGGGAGCAATAGCTGCTCATCAATCGCTTAACGCTGGAGAGCATTTAGTTCTTATTGGCGATACCGAACAGATTAAACCCATCCTTGCAGAAGAAGGTTTTAATCCAGATCATTTTGAATACGTTCATACTGATGAAGTAATTGGTATGGGCGAACATCCCACCAAAGCAATCGTTCAGAAACCGAATTCGAGCATAGCAGTTGGTTTTAACCTTTTAAAAGAAGGTAAAATCGATTCTTTTGCAAGTGCAGGTAACTCTGGAGCCATGTTGGTTGGCGCTGTATTTAGCGTTAAAACCATCCCGGGCATCATCCGCCCTTGTTTATGTACAATTCTTCCAAAAATTAAAGGCGGCACAGGCTTACTCTTAGATGTAGGTGCAAATGCCGACTGTAAACCCGATATTTTATTACAATTTGGCGTTCTGGGCAGTTTATATGCAGAAAATCTTTTGCAGATTAACGATCCTAAGGTTGCCTTAATGAACATTGGTGAAGAAGATGAAAAAGGAAACATGCTTAGCATGGCTACTTTTCCGTTAATGAAAGAAAGCAACCTGTTCAACTTTGTGGGTAATGTGGAAGGAAGGGATTTATTTAATGAAAAAGCGGATGTAATTGTTTGCGATGGCTTTACCGGAAATGTAATGCTTAAATTAGCAGAATCGTTTTACGTACTTACCATCAAAAAAGGACTTAAAGATGAATTCTTCGATCGTTTTAATTATGAACAGTACGGTGGAAGTCCGGTTTTAGGGGTTAACGCTCCAGTTGTTATCGGACACGGAATTTCCAGTCCGCTAGCTGTTAAAAATATGGTTCTCCAATCCAGGGAAATGATTACTACCGGGTTGGTAGAAAAAATTAGAATGGCATTTAAATAA
- a CDS encoding beta-ketoacyl-ACP synthase III gives MSKIHAAITAVNGYVPDYVLTNAELETIVDTSDEWITSRTGIKERRILKGEGLGTSDMAVHAVNGLLKKRGIDASEIELIIFCTTTPDFTFPATANVLADKIGAKNAWGYDLQAACSGFIFGLSTGASFIESGRHKKVLVVGGDKMSSIINYEDRTTCIIFGDGCGCALLEPNEEGFGIQDSILRTDGSGRDFLGMKAGGSVKPATHETIDAREHFAHQEGPTVFKFAVTNMADVAAEIMERNSLTADDVAWLVPHQANKRIIDATANRMGVTTDKVMINIERYGNTTNGTIPLCLWEWESRLKKGDNIVLAAFGGGFTWGSVYLKWAYDTK, from the coding sequence ATGAGTAAAATTCACGCTGCTATTACAGCAGTAAATGGTTACGTCCCCGACTATGTGCTTACAAACGCAGAGTTAGAAACCATTGTTGACACTTCGGATGAATGGATTACCAGCAGAACGGGAATTAAAGAACGTAGAATTTTAAAGGGAGAAGGTTTAGGTACTTCCGATATGGCGGTTCATGCTGTAAACGGTTTACTTAAAAAGAGAGGAATTGATGCAAGTGAAATTGAACTGATTATCTTTTGCACTACTACTCCAGATTTTACTTTCCCTGCTACAGCAAACGTTTTAGCAGATAAAATCGGAGCTAAAAATGCATGGGGTTACGATTTACAAGCCGCTTGTTCTGGCTTTATTTTCGGACTTTCTACAGGTGCATCATTTATCGAATCAGGAAGACACAAAAAAGTTTTAGTAGTTGGCGGTGATAAAATGTCGTCAATCATTAACTATGAAGACCGTACAACCTGCATCATTTTTGGCGATGGTTGTGGCTGTGCCTTACTAGAACCAAATGAAGAAGGATTTGGCATCCAGGATTCTATTTTAAGAACAGATGGTTCCGGAAGAGATTTCTTAGGCATGAAGGCTGGTGGTTCAGTTAAACCTGCAACCCACGAAACTATTGATGCCAGGGAGCATTTCGCACACCAGGAAGGCCCAACAGTATTTAAATTTGCCGTAACCAATATGGCTGATGTTGCTGCCGAAATTATGGAACGCAACAGCTTAACTGCTGATGATGTTGCCTGGTTAGTGCCTCACCAAGCCAATAAACGCATTATCGATGCTACTGCAAACCGTATGGGGGTTACTACCGATAAGGTAATGATCAACATCGAACGTTATGGCAATACAACCAACGGAACCATTCCGTTATGCTTATGGGAATGGGAAAGCAGATTGAAAAAAGGTGACAACATCGTTTTAGCTGCATTCGGTGGTGGCTTTACCTGGGGTTCGGTATACCTTAAATGGGCGTACGACACAAAATAG
- the accB gene encoding acetyl-CoA carboxylase biotin carboxyl carrier protein — MDIKQIQELIKFVSRSGVNEVAIEQENFKITIKTNQAPTVVHATVPQAPLVQAAAPVATAPTAPNAATPAVPVADDTSKYITIKSPMIGTFYRSASPEKPMFVNVGDEVSTGKVVCIIEAMKLFNEIESEVSGRIVKILVDNASPVEYDQPLFLVEPI, encoded by the coding sequence ATGGATATCAAACAAATACAGGAACTGATTAAATTTGTTTCTCGTTCTGGAGTAAATGAAGTTGCTATTGAGCAAGAAAACTTCAAAATCACGATCAAAACAAACCAAGCACCAACAGTTGTGCATGCTACCGTGCCACAGGCTCCGCTTGTACAGGCTGCTGCCCCTGTTGCCACAGCTCCTACTGCACCAAATGCAGCAACACCTGCTGTACCAGTTGCAGATGACACTTCAAAATACATTACTATTAAATCGCCAATGATCGGTACCTTCTATCGTTCAGCTAGTCCGGAAAAACCGATGTTTGTTAACGTTGGCGATGAGGTTAGCACAGGTAAAGTAGTTTGTATTATAGAGGCAATGAAACTATTTAACGAGATTGAAAGTGAAGTTTCAGGCCGTATAGTTAAAATATTAGTTGATAATGCATCACCTGTAGAATATGATCAACCGTTATTTTTAGTAGAACCTATTTAG
- the accC gene encoding acetyl-CoA carboxylase biotin carboxylase subunit: MFKKILIANRGEIALRIIRTCKEMGIKTVAVYSTADRESLHVRFADEAVCIGPPPSKDSYLNIPNIISAAELTNADAIHPGYGFLSENAKFSNICREYNIKFIGATPEQINGMGDKASAKETMKIAGVPTIPGSEGLLTSVKEGIAIANEMGYPVILKATAGGGGRGMRVVWKDEDFENAWDSARQESGAAFGNDGLYLEKYIEDPRHIEIQIIGDQFGKACHLSERDCSIQRRHQKLVEESPSPFMTEELRERMGEAAIKGAMAVNYEGAGTIEFLVDKHRNFYFMEMNTRIQVEHPVTEEVINFDLIKEQIKVAAGIPISGKNYTPEMHAIECRINAEDPANNFRPSPGRITNFHSPGGHGVRVDTHVYAGYSIPSNYDSMIAKLICVAQTREEAICTMERALSEFVIEGIKTTIPFHLQLMKDPNFRAGNFTTKFMETFEFTE; this comes from the coding sequence ATGTTTAAAAAAATACTAATTGCCAACAGGGGTGAAATCGCTTTGCGAATTATCCGTACCTGTAAGGAAATGGGCATCAAAACGGTTGCTGTTTACTCTACTGCAGATCGCGAGAGTTTACACGTACGTTTTGCTGATGAGGCTGTTTGTATTGGGCCCCCACCCAGTAAAGATTCTTATTTAAATATCCCAAATATTATCTCGGCTGCAGAATTAACTAATGCCGATGCCATACACCCAGGTTACGGTTTCTTATCTGAAAACGCTAAGTTTTCTAATATATGCCGCGAATACAACATCAAATTTATTGGTGCTACCCCAGAGCAGATCAATGGCATGGGCGATAAAGCCTCAGCAAAAGAAACCATGAAAATCGCGGGTGTTCCAACTATTCCAGGATCGGAAGGTTTGCTTACCAGCGTTAAAGAAGGTATTGCAATTGCCAATGAAATGGGCTACCCTGTAATTCTAAAAGCAACTGCCGGTGGTGGTGGACGCGGTATGCGTGTAGTCTGGAAAGATGAAGATTTCGAAAATGCCTGGGACAGTGCGCGTCAGGAATCTGGTGCGGCATTTGGTAACGATGGCTTATATTTAGAAAAATACATTGAAGATCCACGTCACATTGAAATCCAGATCATCGGAGATCAGTTTGGTAAAGCATGTCACTTATCAGAACGCGATTGTTCCATTCAACGCCGTCACCAGAAATTGGTAGAAGAATCTCCATCTCCGTTTATGACCGAAGAACTTCGTGAAAGAATGGGTGAAGCTGCGATTAAAGGTGCAATGGCCGTAAACTACGAAGGTGCAGGTACAATCGAATTCCTGGTTGATAAACACCGCAACTTCTATTTTATGGAAATGAACACCCGTATCCAGGTAGAGCACCCGGTTACCGAAGAGGTGATCAACTTCGATCTAATTAAAGAACAGATTAAAGTAGCTGCCGGAATTCCGATTTCGGGCAAAAACTATACGCCGGAGATGCATGCCATTGAATGTCGTATCAATGCAGAAGATCCTGCGAATAACTTCCGTCCTTCACCTGGTAGAATCACTAATTTCCATTCTCCGGGCGGGCATGGTGTTCGTGTAGATACCCACGTGTATGCAGGTTATTCAATTCCTTCCAACTACGATTCGATGATTGCAAAATTAATCTGCGTAGCGCAAACACGTGAAGAAGCCATCTGTACCATGGAGCGTGCTTTGAGCGAATTCGTAATTGAAGGTATTAAAACTACCATTCCTTTCCACTTACAATTGATGAAAGATCCTAACTTCAGGGCAGGAAACTTCACCACTAAGTTTATGGAAACGTTTGAATTTACGGAATAA
- a CDS encoding DUF2683 family protein, with protein METLIVHPENKAQLNAVKQVLKAMKISFEKEDKPYNPEFVAKIKKSEQNFKEGKFTKIAIDDLWK; from the coding sequence ATGGAAACATTAATTGTACATCCGGAAAACAAGGCTCAATTAAATGCCGTAAAGCAGGTTTTAAAAGCCATGAAGATTTCTTTTGAAAAAGAGGATAAGCCTTACAATCCCGAATTTGTTGCTAAAATAAAAAAATCAGAGCAAAACTTTAAAGAGGGAAAATTTACTAAGATAGCTATAGATGATTTATGGAAATAG
- a CDS encoding Txe/YoeB family addiction module toxin, whose amino-acid sequence MEIAFDEIAKEDLSYWKKSGNIAIQKKIESLLIAILESPFKGIGKPEQLKYDFSGMWSRRINSEHRIIYQVMEVEQVIKIHSLRGHYK is encoded by the coding sequence ATGGAAATAGCTTTTGATGAGATAGCCAAAGAAGACCTAAGTTACTGGAAAAAAAGTGGCAATATCGCTATTCAAAAGAAAATAGAATCTCTTCTTATTGCCATACTAGAATCCCCGTTTAAGGGTATCGGAAAACCTGAACAACTTAAATATGATTTTTCAGGGATGTGGTCGAGGAGGATAAATTCAGAGCACAGAATTATCTATCAGGTTATGGAAGTTGAGCAAGTTATTAAAATTCACTCCCTAAGAGGACATTATAAATAA
- the tatC gene encoding twin-arginine translocase subunit TatC: protein MSDTKKNLLTKAIGQKSTTLEAEMSFFDHLDVLRKHLIRAVIAIAVFTGIAFYFNEEILDKIIFGPKKPDFWTYRMMCKLVEHFPSLGKDMCITKINGEIINTEMAGQFNLQLNVCVMCGIVVGFPYLLWEIWRFIKPALHENERKSASGFVFFASVLFIIGIFFGYFVVCPLSVNFLTGYTVSAEIKNTFTVDSYLSSVATLTLGTGIIFELPVIIFILSKLGLMTPKLMRSSRRYAAVIILIIAAIVTPTPDIMTMLIVATPLFLLYELSIFVSAYIEKKKKKADAAFYAN from the coding sequence ATGAGCGACACTAAAAAAAATCTACTTACAAAAGCTATCGGACAAAAGAGCACCACATTAGAGGCAGAGATGTCTTTTTTTGATCACCTGGATGTTCTCCGTAAACATTTAATCAGAGCCGTAATTGCCATTGCCGTTTTTACCGGTATCGCTTTTTATTTCAACGAGGAAATCCTTGATAAAATTATTTTCGGGCCTAAAAAACCAGATTTTTGGACCTATCGCATGATGTGTAAACTGGTAGAGCACTTTCCTTCCTTAGGCAAGGATATGTGTATCACCAAAATTAATGGTGAAATCATCAATACAGAAATGGCAGGTCAGTTTAACCTGCAGTTAAATGTTTGTGTAATGTGTGGTATTGTTGTTGGTTTCCCGTATTTATTATGGGAAATATGGCGTTTTATCAAACCAGCACTGCATGAGAACGAACGTAAATCTGCAAGTGGCTTTGTATTCTTTGCATCGGTACTTTTCATTATCGGTATCTTTTTCGGGTACTTTGTAGTATGCCCATTATCGGTTAACTTTTTAACAGGATATACTGTGAGTGCCGAAATTAAAAACACATTTACCGTCGATTCGTATCTATCATCTGTGGCAACTTTAACTTTAGGCACCGGAATTATCTTCGAACTTCCGGTTATTATTTTCATCCTGTCGAAACTTGGGTTGATGACACCGAAACTAATGAGATCGAGCAGAAGGTATGCCGCAGTTATTATCTTAATCATTGCCGCTATTGTTACGCCAACACCTGATATTATGACGATGCTGATTGTAGCTACGCCATTGTTCTTACTTTATGAGCTGAGTATTTTTGTATCGGCCTACATCGAAAAAAAGAAGAAAAAGGCTGATGCTGCTTTCTACGCTAACTAA
- the rpiB gene encoding ribose 5-phosphate isomerase B, producing MSGTKIKIAIGADHAGFEYKEILKDFLQDYEVKDFGTYSESSVDYPDFAHPVAEAVENGDFTYGILLCGSANGVAITANKHQHVRAGLCWENEVASLVRKHNNANVLCIPARFVSEELAKEITTTFLATEFEGGRHQNRVEKISC from the coding sequence ATGTCTGGTACAAAAATAAAAATTGCCATTGGCGCGGATCATGCCGGATTCGAATACAAAGAAATATTAAAAGATTTTTTACAGGATTACGAGGTAAAAGATTTTGGCACCTATTCTGAAAGTTCAGTTGATTATCCAGATTTTGCTCATCCTGTTGCCGAAGCGGTAGAAAATGGTGATTTTACATACGGTATCTTGCTTTGTGGATCGGCAAATGGAGTAGCCATCACGGCCAATAAACACCAGCACGTCAGGGCTGGTTTATGCTGGGAAAATGAGGTAGCTTCTTTGGTCCGCAAGCACAATAACGCAAACGTTTTATGTATCCCTGCCAGATTTGTTTCGGAAGAACTGGCAAAAGAAATAACGACAACTTTTTTAGCTACTGAATTTGAAGGTGGTCGCCACCAGAACAGGGTTGAAAAAATTTCGTGTTAA